In Candidatus Defluviilinea proxima, a single genomic region encodes these proteins:
- a CDS encoding OsmC family protein, which translates to MASDTVQLNWNPEEQFVLSDKENYKIKMKRPGGVKPSDMLAMALIGCSSVDVVEILQKQRQDLRELKVTAESTQDDTPTLAFSQDTPPLSSHRQRH; encoded by the coding sequence ATGGCATCTGACACCGTACAACTCAATTGGAATCCCGAAGAACAATTCGTTCTCAGCGACAAAGAAAATTACAAGATCAAGATGAAGCGACCCGGCGGCGTCAAACCATCGGACATGCTTGCGATGGCATTGATCGGTTGTTCATCAGTGGATGTGGTCGAGATCCTTCAAAAGCAACGGCAGGATTTACGCGAACTCAAAGTGACTGCCGAAAGCACACAGGACGATACCCCCACCCTGGCGTTTTCGCAAGATACACCTCCATTATCAAGCCATCGGCAAAGGCATTGA
- a CDS encoding OsmC family protein, whose product MPKAHRTIPPPWRFRKIHLHYQAIGKGIDLDKLAKAIRVSEEKYCSVYATLKDAIEITHDFEVMEP is encoded by the coding sequence CTGCCGAAAGCACACAGGACGATACCCCCACCCTGGCGTTTTCGCAAGATACACCTCCATTATCAAGCCATCGGCAAAGGCATTGACCTTGATAAACTCGCCAAAGCGATACGGGTCAGCGAAGAGAAATACTGCTCGGTCTATGCCACGCTCAAAGATGCGATCGAGATCACGCACGATTTTGAAGTGATGGAACCGTAA
- a CDS encoding transposase, with translation MPKYDPQKHHRRSIRLKEYDYASAGGYFVTIVAWRREYLFGEVVNGEMKLNKVGKIVEWAWLELPKRLSYVTLGAHMVMPNHFHGNLFIHENIGATRQGQTRTRPNEGPLQINTTAGIDGSPLPHGPQPASLGAIIAQFKSRVTKRIWKIPEFKGTPIWQRNYYEHILRNHKDLQNKTEYINANPLLWDKDDENPINASSPISE, from the coding sequence ATGCCAAAATATGATCCACAAAAGCATCATCGACGATCCATTCGATTGAAAGAATATGATTACGCCAGCGCGGGCGGATATTTCGTTACGATCGTTGCATGGCGGAGGGAATATCTGTTTGGGGAGGTGGTGAATGGGGAAATGAAGTTAAACAAGGTCGGGAAGATTGTTGAATGGGCATGGTTGGAATTGCCGAAACGATTGTCTTATGTCACATTGGGCGCGCATATGGTCATGCCAAATCATTTTCATGGAAATTTATTTATCCATGAAAACATAGGGGCGACCCGCCAGGGTCAAACAAGGACAAGACCAAACGAAGGACCTTTGCAAATCAATACAACGGCAGGCATTGACGGGTCGCCCCTACCTCATGGACCGCAACCCGCATCTCTCGGTGCCATCATTGCGCAATTCAAATCACGTGTGACAAAACGCATTTGGAAAATCCCTGAATTCAAAGGGACGCCTATCTGGCAACGCAATTACTACGAACACATCCTCCGCAACCACAAAGACCTGCAAAACAAAACGGAGTACATCAACGCCAATCCGTTGTTGTGGGATAAAGACGATGAAAATCCGATCAACGCATCCAGTCCCATCTCAGAATGA
- a CDS encoding NUDIX hydrolase: MSINVPIKKKEITNGATISFNWRFGENNSNVILENSKLNVKLLRYIVTSADGEFLYDAFSIRESKNNTVVLIRNQENEIGLVWEWRPIPEKWFWACPRGFADPNDEDNLATAKREMIEEIGNCKVINSKKIGNLYSNTTFFENPVGLALLDVEEAETHVVQEEEGITDFKFYSKEEILKMIREDKVEDTFTLSALMRYFALEGF, from the coding sequence ATGAGTATTAATGTTCCCATTAAAAAGAAGGAAATCACAAATGGCGCCACTATTTCTTTTAATTGGCGATTTGGTGAAAACAACTCAAATGTTATTTTAGAGAATTCCAAACTTAATGTAAAGCTCTTGCGATATATCGTTACATCGGCAGATGGGGAATTTCTTTATGATGCGTTTTCAATCAGAGAGTCAAAGAACAATACTGTCGTTTTGATTCGAAATCAGGAAAATGAAATCGGGCTGGTGTGGGAATGGCGTCCCATTCCAGAGAAATGGTTTTGGGCTTGTCCGAGAGGTTTTGCCGATCCTAATGATGAAGATAATCTTGCTACTGCCAAAAGAGAAATGATCGAAGAGATCGGCAACTGTAAAGTTATCAACAGTAAAAAAATAGGAAACTTATATTCAAATACAACGTTCTTCGAAAACCCTGTTGGGCTGGCTCTTCTTGATGTAGAGGAAGCTGAAACACATGTTGTCCAAGAAGAAGAAGGCATAACGGATTTCAAGTTTTATTCCAAAGAAGAAATACTCAAGATGATTCGGGAAGATAAAGTTGAAGATACATTTACGCTTAGTGCGCTTATGAGGTATTTTGCGCTTGAAGGGTTTTAG
- a CDS encoding FAD-dependent oxidoreductase: protein MNNPDVIIIGGGVAGLSAALHLAERGLTPLILEADEKFIGGRLAGGETIQVGNHSFRLEHGVHGIWSQYRNLQAMLARHNLRPVFVPAQEENWIYKDESFMGMAPVGSAIRRSFIPAPFHYLQLFLRGKFLWMLDLRDWAALFDVWSGLIMAVGIDPFAENQPMEGIMLSDVTIKWSPALKAFFLGLARNGLSSHPNEVSISGFIAFLRFYTLMRRDAWMFSYLPEDGGTSVCEPLAEKIKQLGGGVRLGSRVKRVERRDEKWLVEWEMAEGEESALVDDVILATDPNNAKKILGASFGESVDELFFPRALANAVIRLWFDAKPKKSAEAGIFTGNFTVHNYFWLDRLYDPYRRWARETGGSTIEVHVYGPPEVLALPDATLLAQAIGDVQQAFPELRGHRVSQHLQRNAEVHTLPQVGPKEKYLGIVTPWKNLFCAGDWVRHPAPAFFLERACLTGIEAANAVLESRGLEKFALIEYLPAEPFVAWIEKLMKKGREKRRARKLKK, encoded by the coding sequence ATGAATAATCCTGATGTCATCATCATCGGCGGAGGCGTGGCGGGACTCAGTGCGGCATTGCACCTTGCCGAGCGCGGACTCACACCACTCATTCTCGAAGCGGATGAGAAGTTCATAGGCGGTAGGTTGGCAGGCGGCGAAACGATCCAAGTTGGGAATCATTCTTTTCGTCTCGAACATGGCGTGCATGGCATCTGGTCACAATATCGTAATTTGCAAGCGATGCTGGCGCGGCATAATTTGCGTCCCGTGTTTGTCCCTGCGCAGGAAGAAAATTGGATCTACAAAGACGAATCGTTCATGGGCATGGCGCCTGTCGGTTCTGCGATACGGCGTTCGTTCATCCCTGCGCCGTTCCATTATTTGCAATTGTTCCTACGTGGAAAATTCTTGTGGATGCTTGACCTGCGTGATTGGGCGGCATTGTTCGATGTATGGTCAGGGTTGATCATGGCTGTGGGCATCGATCCGTTCGCAGAGAATCAACCGATGGAAGGGATCATGCTCAGCGACGTGACGATCAAATGGTCGCCTGCGCTCAAAGCCTTTTTCCTCGGCCTGGCCCGCAACGGACTTTCAAGCCATCCGAATGAAGTATCCATTTCAGGGTTTATTGCCTTTCTGCGTTTCTACACGTTGATGCGCCGCGATGCGTGGATGTTTTCTTATCTCCCTGAAGATGGCGGGACAAGCGTCTGTGAACCGCTGGCAGAGAAGATAAAACAACTCGGAGGCGGAGTCAGGCTTGGGTCACGTGTGAAGCGGGTTGAAAGGCGGGATGAGAAATGGCTGGTTGAGTGGGAAATGGCCGAGGGCGAAGAGTCCGCTTTGGTGGATGATGTCATCCTGGCAACCGATCCAAATAATGCAAAGAAAATCCTGGGCGCAAGTTTTGGTGAAAGCGTGGATGAATTATTTTTTCCGCGCGCGCTGGCGAACGCGGTGATCCGTTTGTGGTTCGATGCCAAGCCAAAGAAAAGTGCAGAGGCAGGAATCTTCACAGGCAATTTCACTGTGCACAATTATTTTTGGCTCGACCGTTTGTATGACCCGTATCGGCGTTGGGCGCGTGAGACAGGTGGAAGCACAATCGAGGTGCATGTGTACGGCCCGCCTGAGGTGCTGGCATTGCCCGATGCCACGTTGCTTGCGCAGGCAATCGGCGATGTGCAACAGGCGTTCCCTGAATTGCGCGGTCATCGTGTGAGCCAGCACTTGCAGAGGAACGCCGAGGTGCATACACTGCCGCAAGTTGGCCCGAAGGAAAAATATTTGGGGATCGTGACGCCGTGGAAGAATTTGTTTTGTGCCGGTGATTGGGTGCGTCATCCCGCGCCCGCATTCTTTTTGGAACGGGCATGTTTAACTGGCATCGAAGCCGCGAACGCCGTGTTGGAATCGCGTGGGCTAGAGAAATTTGCGTTAATTGAGTACTTGCCTGCTGAACCGTTCGTGGCATGGATCGAGAAGTTGATGAAGAAGGGTAGAGAAAAACGGCGGGCGAGGAAGTTGAAGAAGTAA
- a CDS encoding OsmC family protein, which yields MEMIIDFPGGSRVDAHFRGHTIATDQPPVDSAPMPFEVFLASIGTCAGIYVLGFCKQRNLPTEGIHIVQRNHAGAHGMMEKIDLEIQVPSTFPSQYYDALVRTAELCKVKKTLENPPKFEVTTKVVEPA from the coding sequence ATGGAAATGATCATAGACTTCCCCGGCGGCTCCCGCGTGGACGCACACTTCCGCGGTCACACCATCGCCACCGACCAACCACCCGTTGACTCTGCACCGATGCCCTTTGAGGTATTCCTCGCATCCATTGGCACGTGCGCAGGCATTTATGTTCTAGGGTTCTGCAAACAACGCAATCTGCCCACAGAAGGCATTCACATTGTGCAACGCAATCATGCGGGCGCTCACGGCATGATGGAAAAGATCGATCTCGAGATCCAGGTTCCATCCACGTTCCCGTCACAGTATTACGATGCGCTGGTCCGCACAGCGGAATTATGCAAAGTGAAAAAGACGCTTGAGAACCCGCCCAAATTCGAAGTGACCACCAAGGTTGTCGAACCCGCCTAA
- a CDS encoding radical SAM protein, with protein sequence MFTYLSNLLKLTRGDFTLDPHIAVYYVTMQCNLNCAYCEDFGSRRNHLVTPAPSLENTKHILKVIRTGIDRLWLTGGEPLMHPQILDLLQYARQDLKFKDISLITNGTLLSERLKVDKLAHSNGPTFKPSNLLTLLDNLIISLDSTDPQALSMVSVPDAYAETVIANAREAASLQKEYNFKLILNAVITPETLPSMDKLIVFCTENNAHISFSPQSVNNLPRYELVTSPAYRAFIEKVIELKEQGAPIVGSYSYFKSLLDQTPYECYPTLVPRIMPDGWLAYPCRPMEKAGGEQGGRAVNLLSVNTWDEAWTISKKRYGEAPTSCVSCFQQCYAEPSLMQAHPFEYLSEKVRGNELIAYVPG encoded by the coding sequence ATGTTCACGTATCTGAGTAACCTGCTTAAACTCACACGCGGCGATTTCACCCTCGACCCGCATATCGCGGTCTATTACGTGACAATGCAATGCAACCTCAACTGCGCCTACTGCGAAGACTTCGGCTCACGGCGCAATCACCTCGTCACACCCGCTCCCTCGCTTGAAAACACAAAACACATATTGAAAGTCATTCGCACCGGAATCGACCGTCTCTGGCTGACAGGTGGCGAGCCGTTGATGCATCCGCAGATCCTTGATTTGCTACAGTATGCACGACAGGATCTGAAGTTCAAAGACATAAGCTTAATCACGAATGGGACGTTATTATCGGAACGTTTGAAAGTTGACAAGTTGGCACATTCAAACGGTCCAACCTTCAAACCTTCCAACCTTCTAACCCTGTTGGATAACTTGATCATCAGCCTCGACTCAACCGACCCGCAAGCGCTCAGTATGGTCAGCGTGCCCGATGCCTATGCAGAGACTGTCATTGCCAATGCGCGCGAAGCCGCGTCCCTGCAAAAAGAATATAACTTCAAGCTCATCCTCAACGCGGTCATCACACCTGAGACCTTGCCCAGCATGGACAAGCTCATCGTGTTCTGCACCGAGAACAACGCGCACATTTCGTTCTCGCCACAGTCAGTCAACAACTTACCGCGTTATGAACTGGTCACATCGCCTGCGTATCGTGCATTTATTGAAAAGGTTATTGAGCTAAAGGAACAAGGTGCGCCGATCGTTGGCAGTTACTCTTACTTCAAGTCACTGCTCGACCAGACTCCCTATGAATGTTATCCCACCCTCGTCCCGCGCATCATGCCCGACGGCTGGCTGGCCTATCCCTGCCGCCCGATGGAAAAAGCTGGCGGCGAACAAGGCGGACGTGCGGTCAACTTGCTGAGTGTCAACACATGGGATGAAGCGTGGACGATCTCAAAGAAAAGATACGGCGAAGCACCGACCTCATGCGTCTCCTGTTTTCAACAGTGCTACGCGGAGCCATCGCTCATGCAGGCACATCCGTTTGAATATCTATCCGAGAAAGTACGCGGGAACGAACTTATTGCTTATGTTCCAGGGTAA
- the tnpA gene encoding IS200/IS605 family transposase, with protein MPYWRLFYHVVWGTKNRLPLIESAWEEDLHGYLWGKATALECIPHAINGMSDHLHVVISIPPKLSVATLIGQLKGSSSHHVNERYMDSAFAWQAEYGVLSFSERSLSRVVDYVKNQKKHHAENTLNMSMENFGIVE; from the coding sequence ATGCCATATTGGAGACTCTTTTATCATGTCGTGTGGGGAACGAAGAATCGATTGCCGTTGATCGAGTCCGCGTGGGAGGAGGATTTGCATGGGTATCTTTGGGGAAAAGCTACAGCATTGGAATGCATTCCTCATGCGATCAATGGCATGTCCGATCATTTGCATGTTGTCATTTCCATTCCGCCAAAATTATCGGTTGCAACATTGATTGGTCAATTGAAAGGGTCGAGTTCGCATCATGTCAATGAGAGATATATGGACAGTGCATTTGCGTGGCAGGCGGAATATGGAGTTTTAAGTTTCTCTGAAAGATCATTGTCGCGAGTGGTGGATTATGTGAAGAACCAAAAGAAACATCATGCAGAGAATACGCTCAACATGAGCATGGAGAATTTTGGGATTGTTGAGTAA
- a CDS encoding zf-HC2 domain-containing protein gives MSEHIHKNCKELLGSLSSYIDGDLSPDLCDELEKHLAGCTDCQVVLNTTKRTIDLVHAPIEKPDLPDDVRERLFKRLNLDNYLAPKPK, from the coding sequence ATGAGTGAACACATCCACAAGAATTGTAAAGAGTTGTTGGGATCATTGTCATCGTATATCGATGGCGATCTCAGCCCCGATCTTTGTGACGAACTCGAAAAGCATCTTGCAGGATGCACCGATTGTCAGGTCGTTTTGAACACCACCAAGCGGACCATTGACCTCGTGCATGCTCCCATCGAAAAGCCTGACCTGCCCGATGACGTGCGCGAACGCCTCTTCAAACGTCTCAATCTTGATAATTACCTGGCTCCTAAACCCAAATAG
- a CDS encoding rhodanese-like domain-containing protein, whose product MSADELNEKLKSPKRPFVVDVRQPEEFRTGHIINAKLIPLGELKERMNELPKDKEIVCVCASGSRSRSATKMLVSAGYNAINMNGGMMVWSGKGFSTKK is encoded by the coding sequence GTGAGTGCAGATGAGTTGAACGAGAAGTTGAAGTCACCGAAACGCCCGTTCGTGGTGGATGTTCGTCAGCCTGAAGAGTTTCGGACGGGTCACATTATCAACGCGAAGTTAATTCCACTTGGAGAGTTGAAAGAACGCATGAACGAATTACCCAAGGATAAGGAGATCGTCTGCGTTTGTGCTTCGGGAAGCCGCAGCAGGTCTGCAACGAAGATGCTTGTGAGCGCTGGTTATAACGCGATCAATATGAACGGCGGGATGATGGTTTGGTCTGGCAAGGGATTTTCGACGAAGAAGTAA
- a CDS encoding DUF4258 domain-containing protein, which translates to MSDEKDILFEAVTPLGFRIRVTKAYWELIVNIKHPIMIGREDDVKDTLENPDEVRRSKSDEDVYLFYKAEYEKRWICAVSKQTDDTGFLITTYPTDAIKEGTQVWHK; encoded by the coding sequence ATGTCTGACGAAAAAGACATCCTCTTTGAAGCCGTTACCCCACTTGGGTTTCGTATCCGCGTGACAAAAGCCTATTGGGAGTTGATTGTCAACATCAAGCACCCGATCATGATCGGGCGTGAAGATGATGTTAAAGACACACTGGAGAATCCAGACGAAGTCCGTCGCAGTAAATCGGATGAAGATGTTTATCTGTTTTACAAGGCAGAATATGAAAAACGATGGATTTGTGCAGTCTCTAAACAGACAGATGATACAGGATTTTTGATCACGACCTATCCTACAGACGCGATCAAGGAAGGAACGCAGGTATGGCACAAGTAA
- a CDS encoding sigma-70 family RNA polymerase sigma factor produces the protein MSTEISLEALIAGDRAEFARLVDAYSSPIYRLGLRMLGNPQDAEDVLQNTFINALTHIQKFEGRSSLATWLYRIASNEALMLIRKKRPEINLDDVEGGDEDEDLRPTQFVDWSALPEDELLSGEGKKFLDEAIGTLPESMRIVFLLRDVEGLSIKETADALNLSETNVKTRLLRARVYLREQLSFYYGDRLSVRNENE, from the coding sequence ATGTCGACTGAAATTTCACTGGAAGCCCTCATCGCTGGAGACCGCGCCGAATTTGCTCGGCTTGTGGACGCATATTCCAGTCCCATTTATCGGCTTGGCTTGCGCATGCTCGGTAACCCGCAGGATGCCGAAGATGTCCTTCAGAACACGTTCATCAATGCACTCACCCATATCCAAAAGTTTGAAGGCCGCTCCAGTCTGGCCACATGGCTGTACCGCATCGCATCGAACGAAGCGCTGATGTTGATCCGCAAGAAAAGGCCTGAGATTAATCTGGATGATGTCGAGGGCGGGGATGAGGATGAAGATCTGCGACCAACCCAATTTGTCGATTGGAGCGCTCTTCCAGAGGATGAATTGCTTTCAGGCGAAGGAAAAAAATTCCTCGATGAAGCGATCGGCACGTTGCCCGAATCCATGCGCATTGTTTTTCTCTTGCGCGATGTCGAGGGCTTATCCATCAAAGAGACCGCCGACGCGTTGAATCTGAGCGAGACTAATGTCAAGACCCGCTTGTTGCGTGCGCGTGTGTACCTGCGCGAACAATTATCTTTTTATTATGGCGACCGTTTATCAGTGAGGAACGAGAATGAGTGA
- a CDS encoding ATP-binding protein — translation MEQRTKIGYLVGGGLKENFRVRLVVSPQEIQEGAFVVIQSGEWNYYGIVTDIVLGATDERFASEQMDGRFPAHIAQALHGQTLYANLEVLPNLMLEVGPALGTPAYKDWQGKIDAGLKDEPRILPVKNVPPHHAQVFLANEGDIAEIFGSPDEKGNFIIGYTREQNHPVCIDMEKFVQRSSGVFGATGTGKSFLTRLVLAGLMHYNKASVFVLDMHNEYGFDDVASDTKKAVTGLKTKFKSKVRIVGLGAGSTIRGQVPDFNLEISTGDISTSDIETLTRELNLKETTPTTLNALYGSFREEWFAKFKVMNREEIEVEDEKGKMKRVPHPDSVAAWANANGVNVAAAEALHDKLRRLFGKPYIVEKPAADSVKEIIQSLENGQHVVLSFGEHESDLDYLLVSNLLTRKIRAAWEHKTNAFRTHGKEEPRPLVIVVEEAHKLLNREMAAQTTFATIARELRKYYVTLLIVDQRPSQIYDEVMSQLGTRISGWLGDDLDIQAVLSGLSGREALRGMLARLQPKEEVLLLGWGVPMPLPVRSRRYDEEFWKELLGGKEKKSKEQNLKELGF, via the coding sequence ATGGAACAACGTACAAAAATTGGTTATTTAGTTGGTGGCGGATTGAAGGAAAATTTTCGGGTGAGGCTTGTTGTCTCGCCGCAGGAGATTCAGGAGGGGGCGTTTGTGGTGATTCAATCGGGCGAGTGGAATTATTATGGCATCGTGACGGATATCGTCCTTGGTGCGACGGATGAACGGTTTGCGTCGGAGCAGATGGATGGACGTTTCCCTGCGCATATTGCTCAGGCGTTGCATGGACAGACTCTGTATGCCAATTTAGAGGTGTTGCCGAATTTGATGTTGGAGGTGGGTCCTGCATTGGGGACACCTGCATATAAAGATTGGCAGGGAAAAATAGATGCGGGCTTGAAAGATGAGCCGCGCATTTTGCCCGTCAAGAATGTGCCGCCGCATCATGCGCAGGTGTTTCTCGCAAATGAAGGCGATATCGCGGAGATATTTGGAAGCCCTGATGAGAAAGGTAACTTCATCATTGGATATACACGCGAGCAGAATCATCCTGTGTGCATTGACATGGAGAAGTTCGTGCAGAGGTCGTCGGGGGTGTTTGGGGCGACGGGTACGGGTAAGTCATTTTTGACGCGGTTGGTGCTGGCGGGGTTGATGCATTACAACAAGGCGTCCGTGTTCGTGCTGGATATGCACAATGAGTATGGCTTTGACGATGTGGCGTCAGATACAAAAAAAGCCGTGACGGGACTGAAGACCAAGTTCAAGTCGAAGGTACGAATCGTTGGCTTGGGAGCAGGATCCACCATCAGAGGGCAGGTCCCTGATTTTAATTTGGAAATCTCAACAGGAGACATTTCCACAAGTGACATTGAAACGTTGACGCGCGAATTGAATCTGAAAGAGACCACACCGACGACGTTGAATGCGTTATATGGATCGTTTCGAGAGGAATGGTTTGCGAAGTTCAAGGTGATGAACCGTGAAGAGATCGAGGTGGAAGACGAAAAGGGGAAGATGAAGCGTGTGCCGCATCCTGATAGTGTGGCAGCGTGGGCGAATGCGAACGGTGTGAATGTGGCGGCGGCCGAGGCGTTGCACGATAAACTGCGACGGCTGTTCGGCAAGCCGTATATCGTCGAGAAGCCCGCGGCAGACAGCGTGAAGGAGATCATCCAGTCGCTGGAGAACGGTCAGCATGTGGTGCTATCGTTCGGCGAACACGAAAGCGACCTGGATTATTTGCTGGTTTCAAATTTGTTGACGCGAAAAATTCGTGCGGCTTGGGAACATAAAACAAATGCGTTCAGAACGCACGGCAAGGAAGAGCCGCGTCCGCTGGTGATCGTGGTGGAGGAGGCGCACAAGTTGTTGAACCGCGAGATGGCGGCGCAGACGACCTTTGCGACCATCGCGCGCGAACTGCGCAAGTATTATGTGACGCTGTTGATCGTGGACCAGCGCCCGTCGCAAATCTATGACGAGGTGATGAGCCAGTTGGGGACGCGCATCTCAGGCTGGCTTGGCGATGACCTGGATATTCAAGCGGTGCTCTCGGGTCTTTCGGGACGGGAGGCTTTGCGCGGCATGCTGGCACGACTCCAACCGAAGGAGGAGGTTCTGTTGCTCGGCTGGGGAGTCCCGATGCCGTTGCCTGTGCGCTCACGCAGGTATGACGAGGAGTTTTGGAAGGAGTTGCTGGGTGGGAAAGAGAAGAAGAGTAAGGAGCAGAATTTGAAGGAGTTGGGGTTTTAG
- a CDS encoding NUDIX hydrolase, translating to MASLRKYFKLMKDHPHLFENPKEEGVIQIITNPNKIKSLQAKKKLEYKKSGKKPEWIDIGVLSEDPWFWVLRDLVKFPDGKIGGYLRILNRKSLEGGTNVVMFPTLDGKVVLLKRFSHDNRDWIWEIPHGFGEPGLSAEDCARKELEEETGLIAKSLIEIGRMEGADGATAFYYAEMLNGELKPEIGEAISKCELLSLPEFEQWLFSGKITNWFATISYLMCKSKGIFK from the coding sequence ATGGCTTCACTGAGAAAATATTTCAAGTTAATGAAAGATCATCCGCATTTGTTTGAAAACCCCAAGGAGGAAGGGGTTATTCAAATTATTACCAACCCAAATAAAATTAAAAGTCTTCAAGCGAAGAAGAAGCTGGAATACAAAAAATCAGGAAAAAAACCAGAATGGATCGATATAGGGGTCTTATCAGAAGACCCCTGGTTCTGGGTATTACGAGATTTGGTGAAGTTCCCTGACGGAAAAATTGGCGGTTACTTACGGATATTGAATAGGAAAAGCCTTGAAGGCGGGACAAATGTAGTTATGTTTCCAACGTTGGATGGTAAAGTAGTTCTACTGAAACGCTTCAGTCACGACAACAGGGATTGGATTTGGGAAATTCCGCATGGTTTTGGAGAACCCGGGCTTTCTGCTGAAGATTGTGCTCGAAAGGAACTTGAAGAAGAGACTGGGCTTATCGCTAAAAGTTTGATTGAAATTGGTCGCATGGAGGGAGCTGATGGTGCGACAGCCTTTTATTATGCTGAAATGTTGAATGGAGAGTTGAAACCTGAAATTGGAGAAGCAATTTCAAAATGCGAACTCCTTTCCCTGCCTGAATTTGAACAATGGTTGTTTAGCGGAAAAATAACGAATTGGTTTGCAACTATTTCTTATCTGATGTGTAAAAGTAAGGGTATTTTTAAATAG
- a CDS encoding DUF2283 domain-containing protein, whose translation MAQVKVYYDREGNTLTVWFGDPANEYVSEETGEEIILMKDKDGKVIGFEKLNFTAQTTDAMKVAFETVTV comes from the coding sequence ATGGCACAAGTAAAAGTTTATTACGATAGAGAAGGAAATACACTTACTGTGTGGTTTGGCGATCCTGCCAATGAATATGTCTCGGAAGAAACAGGCGAAGAGATCATCTTGATGAAAGATAAAGATGGCAAAGTTATTGGCTTTGAAAAGCTAAACTTTACGGCTCAAACAACGGATGCGATGAAGGTCGCTTTTGAGACGGTCACTGTGTAA
- a CDS encoding thioredoxin family protein, with product MEKVLNDQIVKQIEEAFAGVKEPVQILFFGSKDNCDYCNETRQLLEEVIALNDKLELSVYDMQENADVAGQFNVINAPGIVIAAKDNAEVKNLGIQFSGIPSGHEFSTLINDIIIVSKRESGLDAKTREFLKNLTQPLHLQVFVTPTCPYCPRAVLLAHQMAMENPQMITAEGVEATEFPELANQFNVRGVPQTVINAGKGMVVGAVPEQNLVAEIMKALQN from the coding sequence ATGGAAAAAGTGCTCAACGACCAGATCGTTAAACAGATCGAAGAAGCTTTCGCAGGAGTCAAAGAACCTGTACAGATCTTGTTCTTCGGCTCAAAAGATAACTGTGACTATTGCAACGAGACCAGGCAACTTCTCGAAGAAGTGATCGCGCTCAACGACAAGCTCGAACTGAGTGTATATGACATGCAAGAGAACGCAGATGTGGCTGGTCAATTCAATGTGATCAACGCGCCTGGCATCGTCATTGCCGCAAAGGACAATGCCGAAGTAAAGAATCTCGGTATCCAATTCTCGGGTATTCCTTCGGGACACGAATTCAGCACACTTATCAATGACATCATCATTGTTTCGAAGCGGGAGTCAGGCCTTGATGCAAAGACACGTGAGTTCTTGAAGAATCTCACACAGCCACTGCATTTACAGGTATTCGTCACACCGACGTGTCCATACTGTCCGCGTGCGGTGTTGTTGGCACATCAGATGGCGATGGAAAATCCGCAGATGATTACCGCTGAAGGCGTCGAAGCGACTGAGTTCCCAGAATTGGCCAACCAGTTCAACGTCCGTGGCGTACCGCAGACTGTCATCAATGCAGGCAAAGGCATGGTCGTGGGTGCAGTCCCTGAGCAGAATCTTGTTGCAGAGATCATGAAGGCGTTACAGAATTAA